A genomic segment from Streptosporangium roseum DSM 43021 encodes:
- a CDS encoding ABC transporter substrate-binding protein yields the protein MGLLLTACGSGPRRAAAGDAPAAGPPRRGGTLRVGAVGKASAVNRDPHGVQVNDSDYLILALAHDPLTVPGHRPNVVPRLAARWESDDLRRWRFTLAEGATFHDGTPVTGADVAWSLRRLRATPAGATRLPGIDAGGIKADGRNAVILTSDYPNSEVPLLARLTTFTLKEDTTDVTRAPGTGPFRLESFRDGNARLVRNDAWHGGEPPLDAIEVRMFESPQAMAGALLTGQIDLASNVGPVAARTAEGRDGVQVIRRPHDMAMPIVMRTADGPFADERVRLALRLAVDREAMVRQVLSGYGTVANDILGTADPAYATGLAQRARDLARAGRLLDEAGFDRRGTYELFTTEDVPGLAESATLFATQMRDAGVNVKVVKQESAVFWEKTWLKAPLYTTYWGTNDSVVFFAGKTMQSGTAHNEAAWKDEEFDRAYRKAVGARRGTGRASALRELQRVEYESSGYLLWGMADGIDLAAAGVGGLPKLPGYGRVQLERSWLSA from the coding sequence GTGGGCCTGCTCCTGACCGCCTGCGGTTCCGGGCCGCGGCGGGCCGCCGCCGGCGACGCCCCCGCGGCGGGTCCGCCCAGGCGCGGGGGCACCCTGCGGGTGGGAGCGGTCGGCAAGGCGTCCGCGGTCAACCGGGACCCGCACGGCGTCCAGGTCAACGACAGCGACTACCTCATCCTCGCGCTGGCCCACGACCCGCTGACGGTCCCCGGCCACCGGCCCAACGTGGTCCCCCGGCTGGCCGCCCGCTGGGAGTCCGACGACCTGCGCCGCTGGCGCTTCACCCTCGCCGAGGGGGCGACCTTCCACGACGGGACGCCGGTGACCGGCGCCGACGTCGCCTGGTCGCTGCGGCGGCTGCGCGCCACACCGGCCGGCGCGACGCGGCTGCCCGGCATCGACGCCGGCGGGATCAAGGCCGACGGCCGGAACGCGGTGATCCTGACCAGCGACTACCCCAACAGCGAGGTCCCGCTGCTGGCCCGGCTGACCACCTTCACGCTGAAGGAGGACACCACCGACGTGACGAGGGCGCCGGGCACCGGGCCGTTCCGCCTGGAGTCCTTCCGCGACGGCAACGCCAGGCTGGTCCGCAACGACGCCTGGCACGGGGGCGAGCCGCCGCTCGACGCCATCGAGGTGCGCATGTTCGAGTCCCCCCAGGCCATGGCCGGCGCCCTGCTCACCGGCCAGATCGACCTGGCCTCCAACGTGGGGCCGGTCGCCGCCCGCACGGCCGAGGGCAGGGACGGCGTCCAGGTGATCCGCCGCCCGCACGACATGGCCATGCCGATCGTGATGCGCACCGCGGACGGCCCCTTCGCCGACGAGCGGGTACGGCTGGCGCTGCGCCTGGCGGTCGACCGGGAGGCCATGGTCAGGCAGGTGCTGTCGGGCTACGGGACGGTCGCCAACGACATCCTCGGCACCGCGGACCCGGCCTACGCCACGGGCCTCGCCCAGCGTGCCCGCGACCTCGCGCGGGCCGGGCGACTGCTCGACGAGGCCGGTTTCGACAGGCGCGGCACCTACGAGCTGTTCACCACCGAGGACGTCCCCGGCCTGGCCGAGTCCGCCACCCTGTTCGCCACCCAGATGCGCGACGCCGGCGTGAACGTCAAGGTCGTCAAGCAGGAGTCGGCCGTCTTCTGGGAGAAGACCTGGCTCAAGGCCCCGCTCTACACCACCTACTGGGGCACCAACGACTCGGTGGTCTTCTTCGCCGGCAAGACCATGCAGTCCGGCACCGCGCACAACGAGGCCGCCTGGAAGGACGAGGAGTTCGACCGGGCCTACCGCAAGGCCGTCGGAGCCAGGCGCGGCACCGGGCGCGCGAGCGCGCTGCGCGAGCTGCAGCGCGTCGAGTACGAGAGCTCGGGCTACCTGCTGTGGGGCATGGCCGACGGGATCGACCTGGCCGCCGCCGGGGTCGGCGGCCTGCCCAAGCTGCCCGGCTACGGCAGAGTCCAGCTTGAGCGGTCATGGCTGAGCGCCTGA
- a CDS encoding response regulator transcription factor, translated as MTAQHHLSNQHDPPGRVVLVAMGNEVIRCGLCTMLDDLTTVDETCATDDFDRGMELLRSRRPDVLVLPTPGEQHLAEKLAQTAVEHDVRILLLLRAASDGALVEAVTLPADGFLLENDLTRDSLKSALADLDSGLMPMPGPLARKLLARVRRAESGEAARPPERPCPEADRASSPLTTRERETLSLMAEGLSNKQIARRLGISEHGAKRHVANILAKLNCSNRTLATAVALNRGLLPEPRQAFHG; from the coding sequence ATGACCGCACAGCACCACCTCTCGAACCAGCATGATCCCCCCGGCAGGGTCGTGCTGGTCGCCATGGGGAACGAAGTGATCCGCTGCGGACTGTGCACGATGCTCGACGATCTCACCACGGTCGACGAGACCTGCGCGACCGACGACTTCGACCGCGGCATGGAGCTGCTCCGCTCCCGGCGGCCGGACGTCCTGGTGCTGCCCACCCCGGGGGAGCAGCACCTGGCCGAGAAGCTGGCGCAGACCGCGGTGGAGCACGACGTGCGGATCCTGCTGCTGCTGCGCGCGGCGAGCGACGGGGCCCTCGTCGAGGCCGTGACGCTGCCGGCCGACGGGTTCCTGCTGGAGAACGACCTGACGCGCGACTCCCTGAAGAGCGCCCTGGCCGACCTCGACAGCGGCCTCATGCCGATGCCCGGCCCGCTGGCGCGCAAGCTCCTGGCCCGCGTCAGGCGCGCGGAGAGCGGCGAGGCGGCGAGGCCGCCCGAGCGGCCCTGCCCCGAGGCCGACCGCGCCTCCTCGCCGCTGACCACACGGGAGCGGGAGACCCTCTCGCTGATGGCCGAGGGGCTCAGCAACAAGCAGATCGCCCGCCGCCTCGGCATCTCCGAGCACGGCGCCAAGCGCCACGTCGCCAACATCCTCGCCAAGCTCAACTGCTCCAACAGGACACTCGCGACCGCCGTGGCGCTCAACCGGGGTCTGCTGCCCGAACCGCGGCAGGCGTTCCACGGCTGA
- a CDS encoding ABC transporter permease subunit — MRTALRLLPAGLIAAIALAGPLLAPSPIDAPVAAPYALPGPGVPLGADELGRDVLSRVLAGGRELLLTSLVVACLVTALAALLGTAAALRPALGRIVERAADVMILLPAVLAVLLVVLSWQGGGRVALVAAAVAVGLPYAIRLVAAAAAPIAGSGYVEAAVAGGERLLQLVWREVLPNLRATLLILLGLRFVAAVYVVTTAAFLELGPQPPAADWALMVRENAPGILLNPWAVVVPSLAIGVLALSVQTAAEVLAPGSGRQVVARL; from the coding sequence ATGAGGACCGCGCTCCGTCTCCTGCCGGCCGGCCTGATCGCGGCGATCGCGCTGGCGGGCCCGCTGCTCGCGCCGTCGCCGATCGACGCCCCGGTCGCCGCCCCCTACGCCCTCCCCGGTCCCGGCGTCCCGCTGGGCGCTGACGAGCTGGGCCGGGACGTCCTCAGCCGCGTGCTGGCCGGCGGCCGTGAGCTGCTGCTCACCTCGCTCGTCGTGGCCTGCCTGGTCACCGCCCTCGCCGCGCTGCTGGGTACGGCGGCCGCGCTGCGCCCCGCCCTCGGCCGGATCGTCGAGCGGGCCGCCGACGTCATGATCCTGCTGCCCGCGGTGCTGGCCGTGCTGCTGGTGGTGCTCTCCTGGCAGGGCGGCGGCCGGGTCGCGCTGGTCGCCGCGGCGGTCGCGGTCGGCCTGCCGTACGCGATCCGCCTGGTGGCCGCGGCGGCGGCGCCCATAGCCGGGTCGGGGTACGTCGAGGCGGCCGTCGCGGGGGGAGAGCGGCTGCTCCAGCTCGTCTGGCGCGAGGTGCTGCCCAATCTCCGCGCCACGCTGCTGATCCTGCTCGGCCTGCGGTTCGTGGCGGCCGTCTACGTGGTGACCACCGCGGCCTTCCTGGAGCTCGGGCCGCAGCCGCCGGCCGCCGACTGGGCCCTGATGGTCCGCGAGAACGCGCCCGGCATCCTGCTCAACCCCTGGGCGGTCGTCGTCCCCAGCCTGGCCATCGGAGTGCTGGCGCTGAGCGTGCAGACGGCCGCCGAGGTGCTCGCACCCGGAAGCGGACGACAGGTGGTGGCAAGGCTGTGA
- a CDS encoding ABC transporter ATP-binding protein produces MSSTAATVAEIDELVLTDPAGGVVVDVPAVSGERGVVVALVGPSGVGKSTALRSILGALPDGLRRRAGRVRVLEHEVLDLDPVRLRRLRRHHIALVDQDPASRLNPRMRVRHLLAELAARPGPGELRRLLTDVCLPADDEMLARRPHQLSGGQQRRLALARALARRPDLLLLDEPTAGLDPSLGAEIGLLVRELAGRHDMAVILASHDGDLVGRIADRVIELRPPSRAPVPSSSPVAVLAAAAVPLPAPAPSATVATPPPVAAADSPPAPAPTPAAGAAPRAGRPVRAAARRTPALVMRRLRARTGRRGRTILHDVELELGPGAAHAVIGPSGAGKTTLARTITGLHPHAEGVVELDGQPLPLRLARRTGEQRRLIQLVPQDPLGALNPVRTVGAVLARPLRLHRRVDPAGVPSRVERLLADVALPAETVTRLPHELSGGQRQRVALARALAADPAVLVCDEVTSALDAPTARALMELLTRLREERGLAVVLVSHDLDLVARHCDTACSIDRGRISWAGQAGAVLQRR; encoded by the coding sequence GTGAGTTCCACGGCGGCGACGGTGGCGGAGATCGACGAGCTGGTCCTGACCGACCCGGCGGGCGGCGTCGTGGTGGACGTGCCCGCGGTGAGCGGCGAGCGGGGCGTCGTCGTGGCCCTGGTCGGGCCCTCGGGGGTCGGCAAGTCCACCGCGCTCCGCAGCATCCTGGGAGCGCTGCCGGACGGCCTGAGGCGCCGCGCGGGGCGGGTGCGCGTGCTGGAGCACGAGGTCCTGGACCTCGACCCGGTACGGCTGCGCCGGCTCCGCCGCCACCACATCGCCCTGGTGGACCAGGACCCGGCCTCCCGGCTCAACCCCCGCATGCGCGTGCGCCACCTGCTGGCGGAGCTCGCGGCCCGGCCCGGCCCCGGCGAGCTCCGGCGGCTGCTCACGGACGTGTGCCTGCCCGCCGACGACGAGATGCTCGCGCGCCGTCCCCACCAGCTCTCCGGCGGCCAGCAGCGCCGCCTGGCCCTGGCCCGCGCCCTCGCCCGCCGTCCGGACCTGCTGCTCCTCGACGAGCCGACCGCGGGCCTGGACCCGTCGCTGGGCGCGGAGATCGGCCTGCTCGTCCGGGAGCTCGCCGGCCGCCACGACATGGCCGTGATCCTGGCCTCCCACGACGGGGACCTGGTCGGGCGGATCGCCGACCGGGTGATCGAACTTCGGCCCCCCTCCCGGGCCCCGGTCCCGTCCTCGTCTCCGGTCGCGGTCCTGGCCGCGGCCGCGGTTCCGCTCCCGGCACCGGCTCCGTCCGCGACCGTGGCGACACCCCCGCCGGTCGCGGCCGCCGACTCGCCGCCGGCACCCGCCCCGACCCCCGCCGCGGGTGCGGCGCCGAGGGCCGGGCGGCCGGTGCGGGCGGCGGCCCGCAGGACGCCGGCGCTCGTCATGCGGCGGCTGCGCGCCCGCACGGGCAGGCGCGGCCGGACCATCCTGCACGACGTCGAGCTGGAGCTGGGCCCGGGGGCCGCGCACGCGGTGATCGGGCCGTCCGGAGCGGGGAAGACCACGCTCGCCAGGACCATCACCGGCCTGCACCCGCACGCCGAAGGCGTCGTCGAGCTGGACGGGCAGCCGCTGCCGCTCCGGCTCGCCCGCCGTACCGGGGAGCAGCGCAGGCTGATCCAGCTCGTGCCGCAGGATCCCCTCGGGGCACTCAATCCCGTCCGCACGGTCGGCGCGGTCCTCGCCCGGCCGCTGCGCCTGCACCGGCGCGTCGACCCCGCCGGCGTCCCCTCCCGGGTCGAGCGGCTCCTGGCCGACGTGGCGCTGCCCGCCGAGACCGTCACCCGCCTGCCGCACGAGCTGTCCGGCGGGCAGCGCCAGCGGGTCGCCCTCGCCCGCGCGCTCGCGGCCGATCCCGCCGTGCTCGTCTGCGACGAGGTCACCTCGGCGCTGGACGCGCCCACCGCCCGGGCCCTGATGGAGCTGCTGACGCGGCTGCGCGAGGAGCGGGGCCTGGCGGTCGTCCTGGTCAGCCACGACCTCGACCTGGTCGCCCGCCACTGCGACACCGCCTGCTCGATCGACAGGGGGCGGATCAGCTGGGCGGGTCAGGCGGGAGCCGTCCTCCAGAGGAGGTGA
- a CDS encoding ABC transporter permease, whose amino-acid sequence MAERLTAARGPAAPPAWRPDRPSASGPVSLFLRGAAALAQRAALLAVLLVAVFAAMEFLPGDAARSSLDRGASAAAVAARRVELGLDQPLWSRLLRWMAGLPAGDLGVTSRGEQVAEVIGRHFPGTLLLGGLAFAVTMVAALALAGAAALRPSSALDRAISGTSTVVAALPEFVVASVLVLVFALWADLLPAVTVTAAGGGPASAAMLVLPVLSLAVPQIGWNARVARAALADECTAPHVEAAVLDGLPPRRVLLRHVLPGSLPTIAAGAATSVGMLLGGAVVVETIFNYPGVGSVLAGAVRDRDTPLVAGVVVVTSVAILAVLLVADLVRGWASVRRP is encoded by the coding sequence ATGGCTGAGCGCCTGACCGCGGCCCGCGGCCCCGCCGCCCCGCCCGCGTGGCGTCCGGACCGGCCCTCCGCGTCCGGGCCGGTCTCCCTCTTCCTGCGGGGAGCGGCCGCGCTGGCCCAGCGGGCCGCGCTGCTGGCCGTACTGCTCGTCGCGGTGTTCGCGGCGATGGAGTTCCTGCCCGGCGACGCCGCGCGCTCCAGCCTGGACCGGGGGGCGTCGGCCGCCGCCGTCGCCGCCCGCAGGGTGGAGCTGGGGCTGGACCAGCCCCTCTGGAGCCGCCTGCTGCGCTGGATGGCCGGCCTGCCGGCCGGCGACCTGGGCGTGACGTCCCGGGGCGAGCAGGTGGCCGAGGTCATCGGCCGCCACTTCCCCGGCACGCTGCTGCTCGGCGGACTCGCCTTCGCCGTGACCATGGTGGCCGCCCTCGCGCTGGCCGGTGCCGCGGCGCTGCGCCCCTCCTCGGCGCTCGACCGCGCGATCTCGGGGACGTCGACGGTCGTGGCGGCGCTGCCGGAATTCGTGGTCGCGAGCGTCCTGGTCCTGGTCTTCGCGCTCTGGGCGGATCTGCTGCCCGCCGTCACCGTGACCGCCGCCGGCGGCGGACCCGCCTCGGCGGCCATGCTCGTGCTGCCGGTGCTCTCGCTCGCCGTGCCGCAGATCGGGTGGAACGCCCGCGTCGCCCGTGCCGCGCTGGCCGACGAGTGCACGGCGCCGCACGTCGAGGCGGCCGTCCTGGACGGGCTCCCGCCCCGGCGCGTGCTGCTGCGGCACGTGCTGCCCGGCAGCCTCCCCACCATCGCCGCCGGCGCGGCGACGTCGGTCGGGATGCTGCTCGGCGGCGCCGTCGTCGTCGAGACGATCTTCAACTACCCGGGCGTCGGCAGCGTCCTCGCCGGAGCGGTCCGCGACCGGGACACCCCCCTGGTGGCGGGGGTGGTGGTGGTGACCAGCGTGGCCATCCTCGCCGTGCTGCTGGTCGCGGACCTGGTGCGGGGCTGGGCCTCGGTGAGGCGCCCATGA
- a CDS encoding TauD/TfdA family dioxygenase, which produces MTPVREIRPDTLLDRANALISTYKTASNPELIQQLPQAAAGLGDLCPPPDPAAGLHVLRGLTADDTGLGATPPSWSDASPTRTAEWDVVMLLLASAMGRPFGWEGQQDGRLVHDIVPSRGHEHEQTGASSTVTLAAHNEDAFHHRRANLMLLGCLRNPDRVATSAASVRHAGLDDADVEVLSAPVLPILPDDAYDDARDSSLEPPRVPTLWHGEDGLCLRFDPAYTPLEQAGADYRAAYGRLCRELDRVKVGVRLEPGDVLVIDNDAVVHGREPFRARYDGTDRWLKRVSVRLPGRDRPSAETAEHGYGQQPIDPYEER; this is translated from the coding sequence GTGACCCCTGTCCGGGAAATCAGACCTGACACTCTCCTGGACCGAGCAAATGCCCTTATATCGACTTATAAAACGGCATCGAACCCTGAGCTGATCCAGCAGCTCCCTCAGGCGGCCGCCGGGCTCGGCGACCTCTGCCCCCCGCCCGACCCGGCCGCCGGCCTGCACGTCCTGCGCGGGCTGACCGCCGACGACACCGGCCTCGGCGCAACCCCGCCGAGCTGGTCGGACGCCTCCCCCACCCGTACGGCCGAATGGGACGTCGTCATGCTGCTGCTGGCCAGCGCCATGGGCCGGCCGTTCGGCTGGGAGGGGCAGCAGGACGGGCGCCTGGTGCACGACATCGTGCCGAGCCGCGGCCACGAGCACGAGCAGACCGGCGCGAGCAGCACCGTCACCCTCGCCGCGCACAACGAGGACGCCTTCCACCACCGGCGCGCCAACCTGATGCTGCTCGGCTGCCTGCGCAACCCCGACCGGGTCGCGACCAGCGCCGCGTCCGTGCGCCACGCCGGCCTCGACGACGCCGACGTCGAGGTGCTGTCGGCCCCCGTCCTGCCGATCCTCCCCGACGACGCCTACGACGACGCGCGGGACTCCTCCCTCGAACCCCCCAGGGTCCCGACCCTGTGGCACGGCGAGGACGGCCTGTGCCTGCGCTTCGACCCCGCCTACACGCCGCTGGAGCAGGCGGGGGCGGACTACCGGGCCGCCTACGGGCGGCTCTGCCGCGAGCTGGACCGGGTCAAGGTCGGCGTGCGGCTCGAACCCGGCGACGTGCTCGTCATCGACAACGACGCGGTCGTGCACGGCCGCGAGCCGTTCCGCGCCCGCTACGACGGCACCGACCGCTGGCTCAAGCGGGTCAGCGTCCGCCTCCCCGGCCGCGACCGGCCCTCCGCCGAGACCGCCGAGCACGGGTACGGCCAGCAGCCGATCGACCCCTACGAGGAGCGGTGA